From one Candidatus Taylorbacteria bacterium genomic stretch:
- the dapB gene encoding 4-hydroxy-tetrahydrodipicolinate reductase, which yields MNIIIHGSTGRMGRALLACSANYSDIAVVGEIHRNSINENWSQYEENCILRADVVVDFSIPAATPVISEICASYKKAIVIGTTGHNRDQLQYIKRHANFIPIVMASNFSIGVNVLFVLVREAAKILGPGFDLEIIEMHHRFKKDAPSGTAKTLTEILKDVRDRQIAKSTDLRQFGTSTQTRNGREGITGERPRNEIGIHSVRGGDVVGDHTVIFAGDGERVELTHKASSRDAFANGALLAAEWVVHQKPGFYDMQDVLGLPK from the coding sequence ATGAACATCATCATTCACGGCTCAACAGGTCGCATGGGGCGGGCATTGCTTGCTTGCAGTGCAAACTATTCAGACATCGCGGTCGTAGGCGAGATTCATCGAAATTCAATCAACGAGAATTGGAGTCAATACGAAGAGAATTGCATTTTGAGGGCAGATGTTGTGGTTGACTTCAGCATACCTGCGGCTACGCCGGTAATCTCGGAGATATGCGCGAGTTATAAAAAGGCGATTGTCATCGGAACGACGGGTCACAACAGGGATCAGCTCCAATACATTAAACGTCATGCGAATTTCATCCCAATCGTCATGGCATCCAACTTCTCGATTGGCGTCAACGTTTTGTTTGTTCTTGTGAGGGAGGCGGCAAAAATTCTGGGACCGGGATTTGACCTTGAAATCATCGAGATGCATCACCGGTTCAAGAAGGATGCCCCAAGTGGCACGGCTAAAACGTTGACCGAAATACTGAAAGATGTGCGCGATCGGCAAATTGCTAAGAGCACTGACCTAAGACAGTTTGGAACGTCCACACAGACAAGAAATGGTCGCGAGGGAATTACTGGTGAACGTCCGAGAAATGAAATCGGAATTCATTCTGTCCGAGGGGGTGATGTTGTCGGTGACCATACGGTCATTTTTGCGGGAGATGGTGAACGTGTCGAACTAACGCACAAGGCCTCGAGCCGTGACGCGTTCGCCAACGGTGCCCTGCTGGCCGCAGAGTGGGTCGTTCATCAAAAGCCTGGCTTCTACGACATGCAGGACGTGCTTGGGCTACCGAAGTAG
- a CDS encoding KH domain-containing protein produces MEQDAQFLEYVIKALVDNPNDVKITRTVDEMGVLLTLGVSSADMGKIIGRMGNTAKAIRTLLRVVGMKNNARVNLKINEPEGAPPRPMRTDKTIDESLDDLKI; encoded by the coding sequence CGCACAGTTTTTGGAGTATGTTATTAAAGCGCTAGTCGACAATCCGAATGATGTCAAGATTACTCGAACAGTTGACGAGATGGGAGTGTTGCTCACACTCGGAGTCAGTTCTGCTGACATGGGCAAGATTATCGGACGAATGGGCAACACCGCCAAGGCAATCCGCACGCTCCTTAGAGTTGTCGGAATGAAGAATAACGCGCGAGTGAACCTAAAAATTAACGAACCCGAGGGAGCCCCGCCTCGCCCTATGCGAACGGACAAGACGATTGATGAGTCGCTCGATGATTTGAAGATTTGA
- the trmD gene encoding tRNA (guanosine(37)-N1)-methyltransferase TrmD, with translation MTFHVITLFPKTFDSYLGESILKRAIEDKKIKIEFYNPRDFVIKPKGRKLTYSEKRVDGRPYGGGPGMVIEALPVIRAVESAKVKVKNKSLKILWLSPSGKQFTTEYAKKTAQKYEHVIIICGRYEGIDARVKKICKVEEVSVGPFVLTGGELPAMLIIDVMARQIEGVLGNFSSLEESRVSSSLAYTRPEVLVYKKKKYRVPKILLSGHRAKIEEWRLNQKS, from the coding sequence ATGACCTTTCATGTAATCACCCTATTTCCAAAAACATTCGACTCTTATTTAGGGGAGTCTATTTTGAAGCGAGCGATTGAGGATAAGAAGATAAAAATTGAATTTTATAATCCGCGCGACTTCGTGATTAAACCAAAAGGAAGGAAGCTCACCTATTCGGAAAAAAGAGTTGATGGCAGGCCATACGGCGGTGGCCCGGGGATGGTTATAGAAGCCCTACCAGTCATACGGGCCGTGGAAAGCGCAAAGGTAAAGGTAAAAAATAAGAGTCTGAAGATACTTTGGCTAAGCCCGTCGGGAAAACAGTTTACGACCGAGTACGCAAAAAAAACTGCTCAAAAATATGAGCATGTGATTATCATTTGTGGGCGATATGAGGGAATTGACGCACGCGTAAAAAAAATATGCAAAGTTGAAGAAGTATCAGTCGGCCCATTTGTTCTTACCGGAGGAGAATTGCCCGCGATGCTCATTATTGATGTGATGGCTAGGCAGATAGAGGGAGTCTTGGGAAATTTTAGCTCTCTCGAAGAATCGCGAGTTTCGAGTTCTCTCGCATATACAAGGCCTGAAGTTCTCGTCTATAAAAAGAAAAAATATCGAGTGCCCAAAATACTTCTTTCAGGTCATCGGGCAAAAATTGAAGAGTGGAGACTTAATCAAAAATCTTGA
- a CDS encoding M15 family metallopeptidase: MKELLPHLPKKPSKKHLLYAVIVVAVCVYGMYLYASLHKQYLLSQSKIAELETTLKGVEDNFSNMKIEKDGLQERLVEEQDLNNSLKSANKKISRTVSTLKKLTETDPELLKKYSKVYFLNENYAPPKLVSIDSRYLFDKNKPQEILDNVSDYLDDLLDEAENDRVTLQIISAYRSFGIQANLKSSYSVIYGAGSANQFSADQGYSEHQLGTAVDFITPAMNGALTVAFENTPEYEWLTRNAYKYGFILSYPKGNSYYQFEPWHFRFVGKDLAHDLNRDHKNFYDLDQRELDDYLVKIFD; encoded by the coding sequence TTGCCTCATTTGCCGAAAAAGCCGTCAAAAAAACATCTTTTGTACGCGGTGATTGTCGTAGCGGTCTGCGTGTACGGCATGTATCTCTACGCTTCGCTTCACAAGCAGTACCTGCTTTCTCAATCTAAAATTGCCGAACTCGAAACCACGCTTAAAGGCGTGGAAGATAATTTCTCCAATATGAAAATCGAGAAAGATGGGCTTCAAGAGAGGTTGGTTGAAGAGCAGGACTTAAATAATTCGCTTAAAAGCGCGAACAAAAAAATATCAAGAACGGTTTCTACGCTGAAAAAATTAACCGAAACGGATCCGGAGCTGTTAAAAAAATACTCCAAGGTGTATTTTCTGAACGAGAATTACGCGCCACCAAAACTTGTATCTATAGATTCAAGATATCTCTTCGATAAAAATAAGCCCCAGGAGATTCTGGATAATGTGTCAGACTATCTTGACGACCTCTTAGACGAAGCCGAAAATGACAGGGTGACGCTACAGATTATTTCTGCTTATCGGTCTTTCGGCATACAGGCCAATCTGAAGTCAAGTTATTCGGTAATTTACGGAGCAGGCTCGGCTAATCAGTTTTCAGCCGACCAAGGGTACTCCGAGCATCAGCTGGGAACTGCCGTAGACTTTATCACTCCGGCGATGAACGGGGCGCTAACGGTTGCCTTTGAAAATACTCCCGAGTATGAATGGCTCACGCGCAACGCTTATAAATACGGTTTCATACTTTCGTACCCGAAAGGCAATTCGTACTATCAGTTCGAACCCTGGCACTTTAGGTTTGTCGGAAAAGATCTCGCCCACGATTTAAACAGGGACCACAAGAATTTTTATGATTTGGACCAGCGCGAGCTCGACGATTATCTTGTCAAGATTTTTGATTAA